In one window of Pseudomonas putida DNA:
- a CDS encoding ABC transporter substrate-binding protein: MSPIAQQVLKDLAPNGILRAAINFGNPVLAQPGADGEPHGVSVALAKSLAEELGVGLELRTYDAAGKVFAALEDNAWTLAFLAIEPVRAAQISFSEPYVLIEGTYLVKAESPYSKTEDLDQPGLRLAVGNGAAYDLYLSRTLQHAELHRAETSAGAVDLFIDQDLDAAAGVRQPLEQIAAKNQNYRVMQGAFTAIRQAVAVPRGRDAGAAYVRDFVERRLAEGFIRGALLASGQTDVSAPR, from the coding sequence ACTTCGGTAACCCAGTGCTGGCTCAGCCAGGCGCTGACGGAGAACCGCATGGTGTTTCTGTTGCACTTGCTAAATCGCTGGCCGAAGAGCTGGGCGTAGGTCTCGAATTGCGCACATACGACGCGGCCGGGAAGGTATTCGCTGCACTTGAAGACAACGCGTGGACGTTGGCCTTCCTGGCTATCGAGCCTGTCCGCGCCGCCCAGATCAGCTTCAGTGAACCCTACGTACTTATCGAAGGGACCTATCTGGTAAAGGCCGAGTCGCCCTATTCCAAAACCGAGGACCTGGATCAACCTGGACTTCGGCTTGCGGTAGGCAACGGCGCTGCTTACGACCTGTACCTGTCACGTACGTTGCAGCATGCAGAGCTACACCGAGCTGAAACGTCTGCAGGTGCAGTAGACCTATTCATTGACCAAGACCTGGATGCTGCCGCCGGGGTCAGACAACCGCTGGAACAAATCGCAGCCAAGAATCAGAATTATCGGGTGATGCAGGGAGCCTTCACCGCTATCCGCCAAGCAGTCGCAGTGCCACGAGGCCGTGATGCTGGAGCAGCCTATGTTAGAGACTTCGTCGAACGACGATTGGCCGAGGGCTTCATCCGGGGTGCATTACTTGCCAGCGGGCAAACCGACGTCAGCGCACCCCGTTGA